One window of Pelmatolapia mariae isolate MD_Pm_ZW linkage group LG18, Pm_UMD_F_2, whole genome shotgun sequence genomic DNA carries:
- the acss2l gene encoding acyl-CoA synthetase short chain family member 2 like isoform X6: protein MIRFKAAQFAGFSCESLCERIVDAQSSVLVTSDGVYRGEKLINLKQIATEALEKCRERGSASVTKCLVIKHHALKTKSGGACNKLQTPWDSQCDVWWDEAMRDSSEECEPEWLDAEDPLFILYTSGSTGKPKGVLHTVAGYLLYTSMTFKYVFDHHHDDVYWCTADIGWITGHSYITYGPLANGATSVLFEGIPVHPHVGRFWEVIEKYKVTKFYTAPTAIRLLMKYGREPLQNCCLVTKSSHNRYDLSSLRILGTVGEPINPEAWQWYYEVVGQSRCPIVDTFWQTETGGHVLTPLPAATPLKPGSATFPFFGVEPTILNEHGEELEGEAEGYLVFRRPWPGIMRTVFKNHERFENTYFKKFPGFYVTGDGCRRDKDGYYWITGRIDDMLNVSGHLMSTAEVEAALTEHAAVAEAAVVSRPHKVKGESLYCFVTLKDSREFSHTLVDELKRLVREKIGPIATPDFIQNAPALPKTRSGKIMRRILRQIARNDKDLGDLSTLADPKVVEVLFSQRCEAAA, encoded by the exons ATGATCCGATTCAAAGCAGCCCAG TTTGCAGGTTTCTCCTGTGAGTCTCTGTGTGAAAGGATTGTGGATGCCCAGAGTAGTGTACTGGTGACATCAG ACGGTGTTTACAGAGGAGAGAAACTGATCAACCTGAAGCAGATTGCAACCGAGGCTCTGGAGAAGTGCCGGGAAAG agGGTCAGCTAGTGTCaccaaatgcctcgtcatcaAGCACCATGCACTGAAGACAAAAAGTGGAGGTGCATGCAACAAACTACAG ACCCCCTGGGACTCACAGTGTGATGTTTGGTGGGATGAGGCCATGAGGGACTCCTCTGAGGAGTGTGAGCCCGAGTGGCTGGATGCAGAGGACCCGCTCTTTATCCTCTACACCAGCGGCTCCACCGGCAAACCCAAG GGTGTTCTCCACACTGTTGCTGGATATCTGCTCTACACGTCGATGACCTTCAAGTACGTTTTTGATCATCACCACGATGATGTGTACTGGTGTACAGCCGACATTGGCTGGATCACCGGACACTCCTACATCACCTATGGTCCACTTGCAAACGGTGCTACGAGCGTCCTA TTTGAAGGTATCCCTGTTCACCCCCATGTTGGCCGGTTCTGGGAAGTAATTGAGAAGTACAAAGTGACCAAGTTTTATACAGCTCCTACAGCCATCCGCCTGCTGATGAAGTATGGACGTGAGCCACTACAGAA ctgctgcctTGTCACAAAGAGTTCCCACAATAG GTATGACCTCTCCAGCCTGAGAATTCTGGGTACTGTGGGTGAACCCATCAATCCAGAGGCGTGGCAGTGGTACTATGAAGTGGTTGGTCAAAGCAGATGTCCCATCGTTGATACCTTCTGGCAAACAGAAACG GGAGGTCATGTCTTGACTCCTCTACCTGCTGCTACACCGCTGAAACCAGGCTCTGCT ACTTTCCCTTTCTTTGGGGTGGAGCCGACCATCCTCAACGAGCACGGAGAGGAGCTGGAAGGTGAAGCTGAGGGTTATCTG GTGTTTAGGAGGCCGTGGCCTGGAATAATGCGCACTGTGTTCAAGAACCATGAGCGCTTCGAAAACACCTACTTCAAGAAATTCCCAGGCTTTTATGTGACTGGAGATG GCTGCAGGCGAGATAAGGACGGCTATTACTGGATCACAGGGAGAATAGACGACATGCTGAATGTGTCAG gcCACCTGATGAGCACAGCGGAGGTTGAGGCGGCTCTGACGGAGCACGCGGCTGTGGCGGAGGCTGCCGTGGTGAGTCGACCTCACAAGGTGAAGGGAGAGTCCCTCTACTGCTTTGTCACCCTCAAAGACAGCAGGGAGTTCAGTCACACGCTGGTGGATGAGCTCAAGAGACTGG TGAGAGAAAAAATTGGACCAATCGCTACACCAGACTTCATCCAGAATGCCCCAGCGCTCCCAAAAACTCGCTCAG GAAAGATCATGAGGCGAATCCTCAGACAGATTGCTCGCAACGACAAGGACCTCGGGGACCTCTCCACCCTGGCTGACCCCAAGGTGGTGGAGGTGCTGTTTAGCCAGAGATGTGAAGCTGCagcctga